In Tachypleus tridentatus isolate NWPU-2018 chromosome 7, ASM421037v1, whole genome shotgun sequence, a genomic segment contains:
- the LOC143254967 gene encoding uncharacterized protein LOC143254967, with protein MGRWKTIYNQLVVCSTLWCLVSSEVRPIEQDSRLKYNTQFSCSRSGYFRDPLNCNKFYRCVDFNGDGIRFAMFQFDCPEGLVFDEGGILCNWPSAAPPCQDVRIWDPYPIEEDSSDEKEAEPQPIPITDGDESPVSDSDSTQDDASSPSDGDPTQDSDSSPSGGDPIQDISLPTDISKQESTSASEDNDGLSSPDDGNSTKDTINVVCFKAGYFRHPTNCSKFYRCVNTSLEGPPYYTYIFECPKDLWFDETIESCNWKALSPSCNSNAEGQQNGDSVVDSTISGKPEAGASSYSYILKHADNNNDQSEIMLSPRNPDVSELICTHEGFFRNPTDCGKFYGCADLTGSNMTFNVVQYDCPDGSVFDETTCSCKLPQFAPPCTNSASESAIVDTLTNVSQPKEDSNKQCETTGYFRDPQNCHKFYRCVNQSSIGSKFVVYEFECTDGLVFDEIIHSCNWPHKAPPCNDSSSSKTIPDDSEQKIPDSEDEKQQQGPEQGDQTSVNESSNDKDSSQKDNVEADSGSSTEDKSGQDESGQSESSSSMSVESNNIPGSETSGSDGVTSASQKINNNQLVCLKSGLFRHPDNCSKFYMCHNLTDVEEPFAIYVFDCPNDLVFDENTKTCNWPNQTLPCNNQSGASNAEDVFDSTSSYEITTLVDQVESGVRNSSQTGSQSGATDAQQGEIDTNTEAEESLQGESDSQPEGPESPPQQEGSAQNKEDEHLGGSSECKEVGFFRNPSDCNRFYRCVKQGERLIKYEFQCPDRLVFDENFSVCTWASQAPPCRSETSQSGNESLPGGTTSESGPSTLSGSPTEDVSTEGGSTTEGESSSKNSSSGTESPTTGASTENDTLIDGDTSSGTTAVESGNETLGSTTTLSPPAPPEETTESSLPETGGTPSQGGNALCPKAGFFRNPRDCHKFYRCVDFEENSESFVIFEFDCPDGLVFDERVSVCNWPNQAPPCNVCPPVDGAENSTNGTQVEETTLPMSTTTELTETTTKNVITVDVGSLYDCQIPGNFPFESDCIRFYRCVEKESGLIGLLYRCPSGYIFDEKVALCRRKPADFICSKTSPNSLIFRADPFILDNAILATSEFLLD; from the exons ATGGGGAGGTGGAAGACTATCTATAATCAGCTTGTCGTTTGTTCCACACTTTGGTGTCTCGTCAGTTCTGAAG TTCGACCTATAGAACAGGACTCTCGTTTGAAATATAACACGCAGTTTTCTTGTTCAAGAAGTGGATATTTTCGTGATCCGTTAAATTGCAACAAGTTTTATCGTTGCGTAGATTTTAATGGAGATGGCATACGATTTGCGATGTTTCAGTTTGATTGTCCAGAAGGGCTtgtttttgatgaaggaggaaTCCTATGTAACTGGCCATCTGCTGCACCACCTTGTCAAGATGTGAGAATATGGGATCCGTATCCAATTGAGGAAGATTCTTCTGACGAAAAAGAAGCTGAACCACAACCAATTCCCATAACTGACGGTGACGAGTCACCTGTAAGCGACAGTGACTCCACACAAGACGACGCTTCATCTCCAAGTGACGGTGATCCAACACAAGATAGCGATTCATCTCCAAGTGGTGGTGATCCAATACAAGACATTTCACTTCCCACTGATATTTCTAAGCAGGAGAGCACCTCAGCTAGTGAGGATAACGACGGCCTTTCATCTCCGGATGATGGAAATTCCACTAAAGATACTATTAATGTTGTTTGCTTTAAAGCAGGTTATTTTAGACATCCTACAAATTGCAGTAAGTTTTATAGATGCGTTAATACTTCCCTAGAAGGACcaccttattatacttatatatttgAGTGTCCCAAAGACCTATGGTTTGATGAGACTATTGAGTCTTGTAATTGGAAAGCATTATCACCTTCTTGTAACAGTAATGCGGAAGGTCAGCAAAATGGGGATTCAGTTGTTGATTCAACAATTTCTGGAAAACCTGAAGCAGGAGCATCCTCTTATAGTTACATCCTCAAACATGCTGACAATAATAACGATCAAAGTGAAATAATGCTGTCACCCAGAAATCCAGATGTGTCAGAACTAATCTGTACACATGAAGGTTTCTTTCGAAATCCCACAGATTGTGGAAAATTTTATGGATGTGCAGATTTAACAGGTTCAAATATGACTTTTAATGTAGTTCAATACGATTGTCCTGATGGTTCCGTTTTTGACGAAACTACGTGCTCCTGTAAACTACCACAATTTGCACCACCCTGCACAAACAGTGCATCTGAAAGTGCTATAGTTGATACACTTACAAACGTATCTCAACCCAAAGAAGATTCTAATAAACAATGTGAGACAACCGGCTATTTCCGTGATCCTCAGAACTGTCATAAATTCTACAGATGTGTTAATCAATCAAGTATAGGCTCTAAGTTTGTTGTATATGAATTTGAATGTACAGATGGACTAGTATTTGACGAAATTATTCATTCTTGCAATTGGCCACATAAAGCACCACCTTGTAATGATTCCTCTTCTTCCAAAACAATTCCAGATGATTCAGAACAAAAAATCCCTGATTCAGAAGATGAGAAACAACAACAAGGTCCAGAACAAGGAGATCAAACAAGCGTTAATGAATCATCAAACGATAAGGATTCAAGCCAAAAAGATAATGTTGAAGCTGACTCTGGTTCTTCAACTGAAGACAAAAGTGGACAAGATGAATCAGGACAGTCAGAAAGTAGCTCTAGTATGTCAGTAGAATCTAATAATATCCCTGGTTCTGAGACTTCTGGTTCAGATGGTGTTACTTCAGcttcacaaaaaattaataataaccaaCTAGTATGTTTAAAATCTGGACTTTTCCGTCATCCAGATAACTGCAGTAAATTTTACATGTGTCATAATTTGACTGATGTTGAAGAGCCTTTTGCCATTTATGTATTTGACTGTCCTAATGATCTTGTCTTTGATGAAAATACCAAAACCTGTAACTGGCCAAATCAGACGCTCCCATGTAATAATCAGTCAGGTGCCTCAAATGCTGAAGATGTATTTGATTCTACAAGCTCTTATGAAATTACAACATTAGTAGATCAAGTAGAATCTGGCGTGAGAAATTCGTCACAAACAGGCTCACAATCTGGAGCTACTGATGCCCAACAAGGAGAGATAGACACAAACACTGAAGCAGAAGAATCACTACAAGGAGAATCAGATTCACAGCCTGAAGGACCAGAGTCTCCACCCCAACAAGAGGGGTCAGCGCAGAATAAAGAAGATGAGCATTTAGGTGGATCTTCAGAATGCAAAGAAGTAGGGTTTTTTCGAAATCCCAGTGATTGCAACCGATTTTATAGATGTGTAAAGCAAGGCGaaagattaataaaatatgaGTTTCAATGCCCAGATCGCCTAGTTTTTGATGAAAACTTTAGTGTCTGTACTTGGGCTAGTCAAGCTCCCCCTTGTCGATCAGAAACATCACAATCTGGAAATGAATCGCTTCCAGGAGGAACTACATCAGAAAGTGGACCATCAACACTAAGTGGATCACCTACTGAAGATGTTTCAACAGAAGGTGGATCAACTACAGAAGGTGAATCATCTTCAAAAAATTCGTCATCAGGGACTGAATCACCCACAACAGGTGCTTCAACAGAAAATGATACACTTATAGATGGAGATACTTCGTCTGGAACCACAGCAGTTGAAAGTGGGAATGAGACCTTAGGTTCTACAACTACTTTATCACCTCCAGCTCCTCCTGAAGAAACCACCGAATCATCTTTGCCAGAGACAGGTGGTACTCCTTCTCAAGGAGGTAATGCCCTTTGTCCCAAAGCAGGATTCTTCCGAAATCCTCGTGATTGTCACAAATTTTACAGATGCGTGGACTTTGAGGAAAACAGTGAAAGTTTCGTTATATTTGAGTTCGACTGTCCAGATGGCCTTGTGTTTGACGAAAGGGTTAGTGTTTGTAACTGGCCAAATCAAGCTCCTCCCTGCAATGTTTGCCCTCCCGTTGATGGTGCAGAAAATAGTACTAATGGCACGCAGGTCGAAGAAACAACATTACCTATGAGTACAACAACAGAATTAACCGAAACTACAACCAAGAATGTCATAACCGTGGATGTTGGAAGTTTATATGACTGTCAAATTCCAGGTAATTTCCCATTCGAATCTGATTGTATAAGATTCTACAGGTGTGTGGAAAAAGAATCTGGTCTCATTGGTTTACTATATCGTTGCCCAAGTGGTTATATTTTCGATGAGAAAGTTGCACTTTGTCGAAGAAAACCTGCAGATTTTATTTGCAGTAAAACCTCTCCCAATTCACTTATTTTCCGTGCTGACCCATTCATTTTAGATAACGCCATCCTTGCTACATCTGAATTTTTACTTGACTAA